In Hahella sp. HNIBRBA332, the genomic window AGCACTGATTACAGCGAGAAATGCACTGGGGAGTTGTTACAGTCCCCATACTTAATATGTAGAAGATTAAACCGGCGGACGCAAGTCGCAATTTTTGCTCTGAAAGGGTGAACTACGTTAATTTACGCGGCAAAACAGCCGATTGTAGAGGCTTTTTGATAACGAAAATAATTAGGCGCCGATTGAAGGAAACGGTAGCTCTAGGGGATGAACTCCAGAGGCGGAATAGAGAGATCAGACACCCTGGCGATCCGCCTGTTCGCCGAGTTTTCAGGGGCGCAACCCTGGATCTCTCCCAACTTACTCTCCTTAAACACCGCGCCTGCGGAGACATTGAAATAATAGTGGAAATGGATTCTATTTTTTTTACGTCAGAGAGTTCTGACGTAGCTGGACCAGCCAGCTTCGGTTTTGACGCCGATAACCAGCGCTGCGCCGGTTTGCGGTCCCTGGGCCAGCAGGTCGCCGCTGGGGCTCCATACCGCGCTTTTGCCGATAGGCTCCCAGCCGCCGGAGGGGCCGCTGAAGTTGGCCATGATCACCCACATGCCATGGGTGTGTGCGTAATCCTGTAATTTGGCGGTGTCTTCGGCGTATCCGCCAGCGGTAATCAGAACCGAACTCAAATAAGCGGCGGCGCCGGCGGCGGCCGTGTTGCGGGCGTGAGTAGCGACGCCGGTATCCGCACAGATAGCCAGCCCTAAGGCAACGCCTTGAAGTTCAAACACCTTTTCGCTGGCGCCTGGCGCGAAATGCTGATCTTCTCCAGGATGTAAGTGCATTTTGCTGTAGTGAAACACAGGCGCATCCGGGCTGATGACAAAGAGTCCGATTTGAGGCTTGCCTTCCCCTTCTTGCACCGGCGCGCCGACCATCAGCGTCACGCCCTGCTCTCGCGCCGCCGCCTGAAACGGCGCCAAACGAGGGTCCGCATCAGTGAACGCTAACTCCCTCGCCAGATCCGGCTCATATCCCGTCAGAGAAAGCTCAGGAAAAATGACCACATTCGCGCCTTCCGCGGCGGCGGCCGCAATCAGTTGCAGATGTCTCCGCGTATTTTCCTCAACATCCCCACGCACCGGGCCAAACTGCGCCGCGGCTATTTTGAAATCGCCTTGCATCATAGGTTCCTTGATAAATTGCACGTGCCTGTCAGTCATTGCGCAGCCCCGACGCAGCAACGTCTCACGCCGGGGCTGAATGGGCTGGCTACAGCATTTTCAGAAGCACAAAAACGGCCACGCCCAACGAGCTGGACAGTATAAGCCGTTTAGTAAACAACATAAGCGCAAATGTGGCCACTGACGCTAAAAAATAGGGATGCGTCAGCAGGCTCAGCGACACTTCTTTCTCCACGAAGACCACCGCCGGCGCCACAAGCGCCGCAATCACCGCCGCCGGCGTCATGCGGAGAATGTTTTCCACTTTGGGGGGCAAGGGTTTTCCCGCCCAGACCACCCAGGGCAGATAACGGGGAAGAAACGCACACACTGCGATTAATGCAATCAGAATATAAATATCCATCTCAGCTTTCCTTAACCTCTTCCACAACCACTACCGCGTTTTTCGCCGGAACCCATCGACCGTACAACACGCCGGCGGCGACGCCAGCCACCGTCCCCAGAATCGTCCCCAGTCCGTATGGCGCGTGATGCGCCAGTATCGCCGTCAGGCCTGCAACCGACACAATGCAGTAGGCTTTTCTATCCACCAGACAGGACGCCAGCATGGCGACAAACAACGCAGTCATCGGGAAGTCAACGCCAGACCCCGCCCACTCAAGCAGCGCAGAGCCGACCAGAATGCCGACCACGGTGGCCACCGTCCAGGCGCCATAAATGGAAAACGATCCCCCGAGATAAAACCACTGGCGAGCTGTCACCGGCGCGTTTTTATCTTTGAATTTCTCAACGAAGATGAAGAACAGCGCATCAATCAGGCCAAATCCCATCACCAGTTTCCACCCGGGGGAAATATCATTGACTTTGTCCCGCAACACGATGCTGTAAATCATCATACGCAGGCTCAATGTGAGCACCGTCAGCAGAACCACGGTCCAGCTCGCTGACTCCTGCAGCATCATGTAGACGACAAACTGAATGGTTCCCGAGTTCGCCAGCATCGCCAGCAGCAACGTCTGCAAACCCGTCAGTCCACTGGTGACGCCCAACGCCCCGGCGATCATCGCCATCGGGATGGCGGAGAGAATAAACGGGGACATGGCTTTCACGCCGTCCAGGAAGTGCTTCTGTCTTAATTCCGAGTTTAATGGCTGTCCGGAGCTGTCGTCCGGTTTTGCGGCCACACTTTCCATACTAAAGGACTCCATCACTGCAAAGTTTTTCAAGGCTGGACATAACGCCGCCGCTTCAATCTACGGTCACGACAGGAGTGAACAGCTTCAGGTGCTCATCCCGGCTTTGCGGGCTGTCCGACTCAAAGATCATCCAGCCGATCCGGTCATAGAATCCCGTGCTGGATTTGATCTTGTCGCCGATGCGAGCGTCTTGCTTTTGCTTAAGCACATTCACACTGCTTTCGAACTGAACCGGAAATGCAAAGGCCTGCAGCTCGCCTTCCTGCGCCATGACAAACTCAATGCTGACCAGACGATCATGGGCTTCGACCGGCGCCGGCATGGTTTTATCCGCCAGGAAATTAAACTGATCCGCGAACACTTCCGCGCCGGTGCTGAAATGGATCAGGTCCGTGATGAAGTCGCCGCCGAAGCGAGAGTGCAGCTCTATGATTTCTATCTTGTCGCCGTCCACTTTGAACTCAACATGGAAGGGACAGTTGCGCATGCTCAGCGCCTCAAACACCTGCTGAAAATAATCAGCGAAAGTTTCCAGGTGCGGATGGCGGGTGTAGAAAGTGTGGCCGGTTTCGACAAAATACGGGGCGTCCGTCGTACGCTTTTCCGTCAAACCGTAATAGTAGACCTGGCCATCAAAGACCTGCCCTTCCACGCTGAACTCTTTACCGCCGATATAACTTTCCACGGTAAGCTCGGTTTTATCGCCCCCGTACGGATGGCTGCGAACGCGCTCCAGATAGCCTTCCACTTCGGGATAGGAAGACAACAGCTGCACGCAGATGCTTCCCCCCAATCGCACCGGTTTGACGACCACCGGAAACTCGACGGAGAGCAATGCTTCCCCCAGCTCGGCGACCGTGGTTTTGAATGACTGAACCGCCGACAACCCTTTTTCCACCAGGGTGTGGCGCATCAGGCTTTTATCAATGCTGAACAGCTCCACGTCCTCGCTGTGCCCTGCAAAGCCGAAGTGCTTGCGCACCTTGGCGGCGATGGTGAGTCCGGCTTCAGCGGTGGAAATGACCTGAGTGCAGGCTTCCGCCTCCACAAGCTTGATCACGGCGTCCACATCGGAGGGGGAACAGGCCACAGGCTTGGCGTTTTGCGGCCACCAGTCGGCGGGAATGCGGTCAATGCGTTCCTGCATGTCGATAAACACAAACTCGTGCGCACAGTTTCCAGCCTGGCTGAGAATGGACTGCGCAACGTCCAGGTTAAACGGCAATGGCAATATGGCCAGTTTCATGTCTGATCCTTGATTTCATGTGTTGTTATTAATACGCAAGTCGCAAAAAAGGCCCCACGCCGTCTGGAGTGGGGCCTTAACGTTATTTGGACAGTCGCATCAGTTCGCTGACCGCTGCGGCGGTTTCCGCAGGTTTGGTCCGGCAGAAGTAATGGCCGCCCTCGGCGAGTTCAACCAACGTTACTGACTCGCACACCTTGCTCCACCCCAGATACTGTTCCCGATACTGCAGCGTCAGGGGATCGTCTTGCGCCGCCACCATGGTCAGCGGCAATGACATAGGCGTCCCGTTTTCCGTTAAATCAGCAAGGTAGCGGTTGGCGCCGCAGGCGTCATGACGGAAGGCTTTCACCAATTGCGCCAGTTGAGGCTCAGATAATGCGTTCAGATCGCCGTAGCCCGTCTGCGTCACCAGCCACTCGCCCACGTCCTTCAACGGCATGGATTCCAGTTCATCCGCAAGCGTACGCGAGCGCTCCGCGTCCGGCAGTAATTTACCACCGATAAATACGCCGGCGACGCGGCCGCTTTCCTGCAACAGTGCGGCGGTAGCCAGGGCGGCGGCGCTGCCGACGCAATGTCCCCAGATGAAGATGTCGCCGCGGATGTTAGCGCTGATTTCCGCAGCGACCTTGTTCGCCAACGCCTCGACGGACAACAGTGTTTCGCCGGTATCACTCGGGTTATGCCCCGGGGGCTCCACGGCGAAAACCTGCACCTCGGCATTCATCTCCGCCAGACGCTCGGCGAACGGTTTGAAGTTAATCGCGTTGCCGCCCGCATAGGGGAAGCACACCAAGGTGACCGGCGCTGAACGCCGATCAGGAGTCATCGCCACTAGAATGTCAGCTTCGTCAGCAGGCATTTTCTTTCTGGCGACCTCCGCTAACGGCGCCAGAGTGGAATTGCGCATGAGATCCACCAGGGAAATCAGCCCTTCCAGCAGAATCGTGACTTTCATCGCCGCCAGAGAGTTGCCGCCCAGGTCAAAGAAGTTATCGTTGCGTCCGATATTCTCCTGGGAAATCTTGAGCGCCTGCGCCCAGGCCGCCGCGATGCGCGCCTCCACAGCGTCCAGCGGGGTCTGTTGCGCCGCCGCTGTGTCGACGTTTTTGCCCTGCTGCAACTCAGGCTTCCGGAAAATCAGCGTCGCCGCCTCGTTGACAATCTCAACCCCACCATCCTGCACATAGCGCCCTTTAAGGTCAGTGCGCTGCAATCCCAGGCCGTTTAGGGCCGGGTTAACATCAGTCTCCAGTCTGTCCGCTTCAGCGTTCACAAAGTACAGGTCCCCAACAGCTCCCACAGGGATAAAGCGACCGGATTCTCCCAGGAGATAAACGCCCGTATCCGTGTTTTTCAGCTCCGGACGCTGAGTCAAATTCCCAGGAACCTTAGCGCCCTGCTCAGCGATAGCCGCCAGTTCCTGCTGCGTCAGGATGGGCTGACGTCGGGGATCCGCTTTCGGGTCCTGAGTCATGCACTCAAAGATAGTGAGATAGTATTGCGCGAAGTTCTCCACCTGCTCCGCCGTGAAAGCGTGCTCGTGGTAGTGCAGGCTGAGTTTCACGTCGTCAGTGAAGAAGTGACGGCAGAATTCGGCCCGAATCGCGAATTCCGTCTCCGAGTTCGCTCGCACGTCCAGCAGATTGAACTCCGGCATTTCCTTGAGTTCTTTCAGCAGATAGAAATGGGTGTAGTTGAAAGCAGTGTCGAACAGCGGTTCCTGCGTCCCGATATCCTGCTTCATGCGCGCCATAGGATAACGACGGTGCGGCAACAACGCCGCTTCCGCTTGATACACGCGTT contains:
- a CDS encoding carbon-nitrogen hydrolase family protein, giving the protein MTDRHVQFIKEPMMQGDFKIAAAQFGPVRGDVEENTRRHLQLIAAAAAEGANVVIFPELSLTGYEPDLARELAFTDADPRLAPFQAAAREQGVTLMVGAPVQEGEGKPQIGLFVISPDAPVFHYSKMHLHPGEDQHFAPGASEKVFELQGVALGLAICADTGVATHARNTAAAGAAAYLSSVLITAGGYAEDTAKLQDYAHTHGMWVIMANFSGPSGGWEPIGKSAVWSPSGDLLAQGPQTGAALVIGVKTEAGWSSYVRTL
- a CDS encoding AzlD domain-containing protein; this encodes MDIYILIALIAVCAFLPRYLPWVVWAGKPLPPKVENILRMTPAAVIAALVAPAVVFVEKEVSLSLLTHPYFLASVATFALMLFTKRLILSSSLGVAVFVLLKML
- a CDS encoding AzlC family ABC transporter permease; translation: MESVAAKPDDSSGQPLNSELRQKHFLDGVKAMSPFILSAIPMAMIAGALGVTSGLTGLQTLLLAMLANSGTIQFVVYMMLQESASWTVVLLTVLTLSLRMMIYSIVLRDKVNDISPGWKLVMGFGLIDALFFIFVEKFKDKNAPVTARQWFYLGGSFSIYGAWTVATVVGILVGSALLEWAGSGVDFPMTALFVAMLASCLVDRKAYCIVSVAGLTAILAHHAPYGLGTILGTVAGVAAGVLYGRWVPAKNAVVVVEEVKES
- a CDS encoding acetyl-CoA carboxylase biotin carboxylase subunit family protein; its protein translation is MKLAILPLPFNLDVAQSILSQAGNCAHEFVFIDMQERIDRIPADWWPQNAKPVACSPSDVDAVIKLVEAEACTQVISTAEAGLTIAAKVRKHFGFAGHSEDVELFSIDKSLMRHTLVEKGLSAVQSFKTTVAELGEALLSVEFPVVVKPVRLGGSICVQLLSSYPEVEGYLERVRSHPYGGDKTELTVESYIGGKEFSVEGQVFDGQVYYYGLTEKRTTDAPYFVETGHTFYTRHPHLETFADYFQQVFEALSMRNCPFHVEFKVDGDKIEIIELHSRFGGDFITDLIHFSTGAEVFADQFNFLADKTMPAPVEAHDRLVSIEFVMAQEGELQAFAFPVQFESSVNVLKQKQDARIGDKIKSSTGFYDRIGWMIFESDSPQSRDEHLKLFTPVVTVD